In Apium graveolens cultivar Ventura chromosome 10, ASM990537v1, whole genome shotgun sequence, the following are encoded in one genomic region:
- the LOC141693876 gene encoding RING-H2 finger protein ATL51-like, whose product MASNPATNWPPYDSYRDCSQGICSIYCPQWCYIIFPPPPPFYNGDDSDSTTPNFSPLIIAVIGILGSAFLLVSYYTIISKYCKKASGSDQDQNSSNALEVQPTQINDGQMQPNQQVGLNESLIKSIAVCKYKKNDGLVDGVDCAVCLSEFQENESLRLLPKCSHAFHLPCIDTWLRSHPNCPLCRANVISFTPLPVQGNSSTHYNMSSLQVTAQNDLVLVMDNPDTIQRNEVFDIGGNSSNQENELQEITRSYSRESQMCQNHPMISDILHIRECEDDLSLEITDSQVGSYPVSKQECC is encoded by the coding sequence ATGGCCTCAAATCCAGCTACAAATTGGCCACCTTATGACAGTTACAGAGACTGTTCACAAGGTATTTGTAGCATATATTGTCCACAATGGTGCTACATAATCTTCCCTCCACCACCTCCTTTTTACAATGGAGACGACAGCGATTCAACAACACCGAATTTCTCCCCTCTCATCATAGCAGTGATCGGAATTCTGGGAAGCGCGTTTCTACTAGTAAGTTACTACACCATCATCTCCAAATATTGTAAGAAAGCGAGTGGCAGTGATCAAGATCAAAACTCAAGTAATGCACTAGAAGTCCAGCCTACGCAAATAAACGACGGTCAAATGCAACCAAATCAACAAGTTGGATTGAATGAGTCTCTTATCAAGTCCATAGCAGTCTGCAAGTATAAAAAGAATGATGGACTAGTTGATGGGGTTGATTGCGCGGTTTGTTTAAGTGAATTTCAAGAAAATGAGAGTTTGAGATTATTGCCAAAATGTAGCCATGCTTTTCATCTTCCTTGTATTGATACTTGGCTAAGGTCTCATCCAAATTGTCCGTTGTGTCGTGCCAATGTTATATCTTTTACTCCATTGCCAGTACAAGGCAATTCTTCTACTCATTACAACATGTCATCACTTCAAGTGACAGCGCAGAATGATCTGGTTTTAGTTATGGATAACCCTGATACAATTCAGCGGAATGAGGTTTTCGATATTGGAGGAAATTCGAGCAATCAAGAAAATGAGCTACAAGAAATTACGAGATCATATTCGAGGGAATCACAAATGTGTCAGAACCATCCTATGATTTCTGATATTCTTCACATAAGGGAATGTGAAGACGATTTGTCACTGGAAATTACTGACTCCCAAGTGGGTAGTTACCCTGTTTCGAAACAGGAATGTTGTTGA